Proteins co-encoded in one Rhopalosiphum maidis isolate BTI-1 chromosome 2, ASM367621v3, whole genome shotgun sequence genomic window:
- the LOC113555263 gene encoding protein sidekick isoform X4, with product MEEEERNDRLSCKQRNYMLAVTVVLLLSSITHCECQSYQAPRFITQPTSTKNVIGEGQTKIIQCQALGFPAPVYKWYKDGKEVGDFSSEYQSFRLLNLKHDDGGTYQCIAKNEVGSILSQKIEINIAYMDNFMEVTDPIVRVERGQAAILDCPPIKSYPPPMVQWLTDDGTQLYDIKYASVAETHQLVVLSASDSDQKAYRVRATNPLLGKDEFSQYLRINTIGGSQSGEIAPYFVVKPKGKHIIKGHKTTELQCIANARPLHELGTMWFKDDIPIENTNGVDYIYNDPWNRTLSLINAKLTYTGRYTCQVRFVSGGYAPISADADIFVLEPPTFVGNLRMETLGEYGSTVRISCDTIGVPQPKITWYRNAETISQNNRYTVEEDGTLVIKKLNIEDSGMFQCEAENEAGSDSISTWLKVKTTGPIIENEPQNSTVLEGNEVILSCRVIGAPKPNTTWIVGDVFLSLNERIRILDTGDLFISSTKVQDTGKYSCIRSNEAGTVEMHAYIKVLGKTTIVEPPMDTRVLLGQNSIMKCKVSSDPSVLYQIDWFHNNKSLGAGNSRIKVSADGTLEIGVVRASDAGVYTCSVSSPGGNEKRHAHLSILELPYPPNVAQAERVGPRSVNVSWTVGFDGNSPILKYIVQKRQIETQSLLDPLVDWVTELTNISANSRYVVLENLKAANTYQFRISAMNAIGEGTPSQPSNFVTLPQQAPSGPPLGFVGSARSNSEIITQWQPPLEEHHNGQILGYIIRYRLHGYINSPWTDHNITSGAQHYYLIQDLITWKDYVLQVASYNNKGVGVYSDSIRIKTKEGVPEAAPIDVIARPINSTSVQVWWKPPDPQKINGINQGYKLQAWIGERVEHEMTVAPSLFDPLAQQTTIFVNLKKFTIYNVTVLCFTDPGDGPISSPSLVVTHEDVPDLVGSLHFEDVSDRSVNVVWSSPLHTNGHLIGYTVSYSIRDRPETTHLVNVTSDITSIVIDQLQATTHYKFEVFAWTKVGSGPSRIATIQSGIEPVLPNPPTKLAITNIEPFSVVLQFTPGFDGNSSITKWVVEAQTARNTTWFTVHEESSPEATTLKVLQLVPYTLYRLRITAWNVVGASEPSDPTKDFQTIQAPPAHPPYNVTVRAMSSTELRVRWIPLQQSEWFGNGKGYNITYRLFNTSVVYTVTIEDITSNSFVLDSLQKFTQYDVTMNAFNDVGSSGPSPSAFERTRESVPSMGPINVVANATSSTTIVVSWGDVPSDHRNGIIEGFKVYYKPGGRAVYPVQIKDIPKNSTFTTTLTELKKFVQYSIQVLAYSRLGDGVLSTPITRVQTFEDVPGAPSNVSFPDVTSTTARVIWDVPADPNGEILAYRINYQLHSSEGYNFSKEFPASDRTFRAIDLIPNQYYMFWVTAQTRLGWGKSQSALVFSSNNREIPQAPSSPQISRSQIQATQITFSWTPGRDGYAPLRYYTVQKSEEIGPWTTIPERIDPSITSYTIQDLLPFTLYRFRIQATNDIGPSSYSHESPQVRTLPTSPSRVVGKVQVVPITTTSVRVTWEPIPPQYWNGDTQTGGYKVLYQPVSDIPMALQTIPSQLIMGTTEKTLVIGDLVRDRNYDIIVVPFNSQGNGPPSMPIPVYVGEAVPTGEPRSVSAFAISSTEVRLSWEHPQQNQQNGDLLGYKIFYIVIDSPNEHRVEEETEVVPATYVSHSLVFLDKYTEYKIQILAFNPAGDGPRSAPIIVRTHQGVPGPPTDLQFSEITMNSLKVSWTPPKRKNGQLLGYIITYETAEQNERFSKQVKQRVNQTWLLVQPLEEEVTYTFSVRAQTIDLGVAIKGNVTTGPQPGSPKSPFDLSLVKTVSSVALKWTNGASGKGPILGYYIQSRRKDDTRWTTVTKSNSGPLDEFSVSYQSLLPSTSYLFRIVAHNEFGISYPAYSDDVVLTPSKLYLEYGYLQMKPFYRQTWFMVALAAASLVILIMVIAILCVKSKSYKYKQEAQKTLEESMVMDIDDRQQLAMELHRTRMSNNNSLGRMSIHNTLHHSLHRRKPPIGTLGKSPPRPSPASVPYHSDDDSVKGYDENPDDSSVTEKPSEISSTDSQGSESENESVRSDPHSFVNHYANVNDSLRQSWKRQKPVRNYSSYTDSEPEGSAVMSLNGGQIIMNNMARSRAPLPGFSSFV from the exons GCTTTCCGGCTCCAGTTTACAAATGGTACAAAGATGGAAAAGAAGTGGGAGATTTTTCATCTGAATATCAGTCTTTCCgtcttttaaatctaaaacatGACGATGGAGGAACTTATCAATGTATAGCAAAAAATGAAGTTGGATCGATACTAtctcaaaaaattgaaataaacattGCGT aTATGGACAATTTTATGGAAGTAACCGATCCAATAGTTAGAGTTGAAAGAGGTCAAGCAGCAATTTTGGATTGCCCGCCAATTAAAAGCTACCCACCACCTATGGTACAGTGGTTAACTGATGACGGCACTCAGCTATACGACATCAAATATGCCTCAGTTGCAGAGACTCATCAATTAGTGGTATTATCAGCCTCTGACAGCGACCAAAAAGCATACAG ggTGAGAGCAACAAACCCTTTGTTAGGAAAAGACGAATTTAGTCAGTATTTAAGAATCAACACCATAGGAGGCTCTCAGTCTGGAGAAATTGCCccttattttgttgttaaaccTAAAGGAAAGCACATCATCAAAGGTCATAAAACTACCGAGCTCCAGTGCATAGCTAATGCAAGGCCCTTACATGAATTAGGAACCATGTGGTTCAAAGACGACATACCGATAGAAAATACCAATGGTgttgattatatttacaacGATCCGTGGAACAGAACTTTATCACTTATCAATGCCAAATTGACTTATACCGGTCGGTATACTTGTCAGGTTCGATTTGTATCAGGTGGATATGCACCTATTTCTGCAGACGCTGATATCTTCGTCTTAG AACCTCCAACATTTGTTGGTAATTTGAGGATGGAAACCCTTGGCGAATATGGGTCTACTGTCAGAATAAGTTGTGACACCATTGGGGTGCCACAGCCAAAAATAACTTGGTATCGTAACGCAGAGACAATAAGTCAAaacaatag gtacacgGTTGAAGAAGATGGTACTTTGGTTATAAAGAAATTGAACATCGAAGATTCTGGCATGTTTCAATGTGAAGCAGAAAATGAAGCCGGGTCAGATTCTATTAGTACGTGGTTGAAAGTCAAAA CTACTGGTCCAATTATTGAGAATGAACCACAAAATTCTACAGTTCTAGAAGGAAATGAAGTTATATTGTCTTGTAGAGTTATTGGTGCACCTAAACCAAATACTACTTGGATTGTTGGTG atgtatttttatcgttGAATGAAAGAATTCGTATTCTAGATACTggagatttatttatatcatccaCAAAAGTTCAAGACACTGGAAAATATTCTTGCATAAGATCGAATGAAGCCGGCACTGTGGAAATGCATGCGTATATTAAAGTTCTAG gtaAAACTACCATTGTTGAACCTCCTATGGATACTAGAGTTTTATTAGGACAAAATTCTATTATGAAATGTAAAGTGTCTAGTGATCCTTCTGTGCTTTATCAAATTGATTGGTTTCATAATAACaa gaGTCTTGGAGCGGGAAATTCAAGAATTAAAGTTTCTGCTGATGGTACATTAGAAATTGGAGTTGTGCGTGCTAGTGATGCTGGTGTCTATACTTGTTCAGTTTCATCCCCCGGAGGCAATGAGAAAAGACATGCACATTTAAGTATACTTGAATTGCCTTATCCTCCAAATGTTGCTCAGGCTGAACGTGTTGGACCCAGATCTGTGAATGTTTCTTGGACTGTAGGTTTTGATGGAAATAgtcctatattaaaatatattgttcaaaaaCGACAAATTG aaaCTCAATCATTATTGGATCCACTTGTTGATTGGGTTACTGAACTTACAAATATATCTGCAAATTCTCGTTATGTGGTCttggaaaatttaaaagcaGCTAATACATATCAATTTAGAATCAGTGCTATGAATGCAATTGGTGAAGGAACACCTTCACAACCAAGCAATTTTGTTACACTGCCACAACAAG cTCCATCTGGACCACCTTTAGGGTTTGTGGGATCAGCTAGATCAAATTCAGAAATTATTACTCAATGGCAACCTCCATTAGAAGAGCATCATAATGGCCAAATTcttggatatattataagatataggTTACATGGTTATATTAATAGTCCATGGactgatcataatattactagtGGG gctcaacattattatttaattcaagatCTTATTACATGGAAAGACTATGTGCTTCAAGTAGCTTCCTACAATAATAAAGGAGTTGGAGTTTATAGTGATAGTATAAGAATAAAGACTAAAGAAGGag TTCCAGAAGCAGCTCCAATCGATGTAATAGCTAGACCAATAAATAGTACTTCGGTTCAAGTTTGGTGGAAACCTCCAGatccacaaaaaataaatggcaTTAATCAAGGCTACAAACTTCAAGCATGGATTG GAGAACGAGTAGAACATGAAATGACAGTTGCTCCTAGTTTATTTGATCCACTTGCTCAGCAAACTACAATATTTGTGAACCTTAAGAAATTTACAATCTATAATGTAACGGTGTTATGTTTCACTGATCCTGGTGATGGTCCAATCAGTAGTCCATCGTTAGTTGTTACACACGAAGAtg tTCCTGATTTAGTTGGTAGTCTTCACTTTGAAGATGTATCAGATCGTTCTGTGAATGTTGTTTGGTCTTCACCATTGCATACTAATGGTCATTTGATTGGCTATACTGTGTCTTATTCCATACGTGATCGACCAGAAACCACACACTTAGTAAACGTCACCTCAGACATCACTAGTATTGTAATTGATCAATTACAAGCCACTAcccattataaatttgaagtatTCGCTTGGACAAAAGTTGGTTCCGGTCCTAGTAGAATAGCCACAATACAGTCTGGTATTGAACCGGTTTTGCCCAATCCTCCTACTAAGTTGGCCATCACAAATATTGAGCCTTTTTCAGTTGTGCTCCAATTTACACCAGGGTTTGATGGAAATTCTTCTATCACTAAATGGGTTGTAGAa GCACAAACGGCAAGGAATACAACTTGGTTTACTGTACATGAAGAAAGTAGTCCTGAAGCAACTACACTGAAAGTTCTCCAATTAGTTCCTTATACGTTATACCGTTTAAGAATCACTGCATGGAATGTAGTTGGTGCATCAGAGCCTTCAGACCCCACTAAAGATTTTCAAACTATTCAAGCACCTCCAGCTCATCCCCCTTATAATGTCACTGTACGTGCAATGTCTTCTACTGAACTTCGTGTCCGTTGGATT ccTTTGCAACAAAGTGAATGGTTTGGAAATGGGAAAGGTTACAATATAacttatagattatttaatactagtgTTGTATATACTGTCACAATTGAAGATATTACCTCAAATTCATTTGTTTTGGACTctttacaaaaatttactCAATATGATGTAACTATGAATGCGTTTAATGATGTTGGATCATCTGGCCCTAGTCCATCAGCTTTTGAACGTACAAGAGAATCAG tgcCATCAATGGGGCCCATAAATGTTGTTGCAAATGCAACATCTTCTACAACCATTGTGGTTAGTTGGGGTGATGTACCTTCTGATCATCGAAATGGAATCATTGAAggatttaaa gtTTACTATAAGCCAGGTGGCCGTGCTGTGTATCCTGTACAAATAAAAGATATTCCAAAAAATTCAACTTTCACAACTACATTGACAGAGTTAAAGAAATTTGTTCAGTACAGTATTCAAGTTCTAGCTTATAGTCGGTTAGGGGATGGTGTGTTATCTACTCCAATTACTAGAGTTCAAACTTTTGAAGATG TTCCTGGTGCTCCGTCTAATGTATCTTTTCCTGATGTTACTTCAACCACTGCCAGAGTTATTTGGGATGTCCCTGCTGATCCTAATGGTGAAATTCTTGCTTATcgcataaattatcaattacataGTTCCGAGGGCTACAATTTTTCTAAAGAATTTCCTGCTTCAGACAGAACATTCAG AGCTATTGATCTTATACCTAATCAGTACTATATGTTTTGGGTCACAGCCCAAACACGGTTAGGCTGGGGTAAAAGTCAGTCTGCACTtgttttttcatcaaataacCGTGAAATACCACAAGCTCCTTCTTCGCCACAAATAAGTCGTAGTCAGATTCAAGCCACACAAATTACATTCAGTTGGACCCCAGGACGAGATGGCTATGCTCcattaagatattatacagTACAGAAGTCAGAAGAAATTGGGCCTTGGACCACTATACCTGAACGAATAGATCCATCTATTACTTCATACACTATCCAAGACCTCTTACCTTTCACTTTATATCGGTTTCGCATTCAAGCAACGAATGATATTGGTCCAAGTAGCTATAGTCATGAATCTCCTCAAGTCAGGACTTTACCTACCT ctCCAAGTCGTGTAGTTGGTAAAGTTCAAGTTGTACCCATTACAACAACAAGTGTACGTGTCACCTGGGAGCCTATACCTCCTCAGTATTGGAATGGTGATACCCAAACTGGAGGTTATAAAGTTTTGTATCAACCTGTTTCTGACATTCCTATGGCATTGCAAACAATACCTAGTCAATTAATTATGGGCACAACAGAAAAAACTCTTGTCATTGGAGATTTAGTTCGTGACCGAAATTATGATATCATTGTAGTGCCGTTCAATTCTCAAGGTAATGGTCCACCTTCTATGCCTATTCCTGTCTACGTTGGAGAAGCTGTCCCTACAGGTGAACCTCGTAGTGTATCCGCATTTGCCATATCATCGACAGAAGTTCGGTTGTCTTGGGAACATCCACAACAAAATCAACAAAATGGAGATTTATTGGGATACAAA atattttacattgtgATTGATTCACCAAATGAACACCGTGTGGAAGAAGAAACAGAAGTTGTTCCTGCCACATATGTTAGTCATAGCTTGGTGTTTTTGGACAAATACACTgagtataaaattcaaatacttgCATTTAATCCAGCCGGTGATGGGCCAAGGTCTGCACCTATTATTGTTAGAACTCATCAG GGAGTACCGGGTCCACCAACTGATCTTCAATTTTCTGAAATAACAATGAATAGTCTTAAAGTTTCATGGACACCTCCAAAACGGAAAAATGGCCAACTTCTAGgttacataattacatatgAAACAGCTGAACAAAACGAAC GTTTTAGCAAACAAGTAAAACAAAGAGTAAATCAAACATGGCTTCTTGTTCAGCCTCTAGAAGAAGAAGTGACTTATACTTTCTCAGTCAGGGCTCAAACTATAGATTTGGGAGTTGCAATTAAAGGAAATGTAACCACTGGACCACAACCGGGTTCACCAAAGAGTCCATTTGACCTATCATTAGTCAAAACTGTATCTAGTGTTGCACTTAAATGGACAAATGGAGCATCTGGAAAAGGACCAATTCTTGGATACTACATACAGAGCAGACGTAAAG aTGACACACGTTGGACAACAGTTACAAAAAGTAACAGTGGACCGTTGGATGAATTCTCAGTATCCTATCAGAGTTTGCTGCCATCAACTTCATATTTGTTTAGAATTGTAGCTCATAACGAGTTTGGTATTAGTTATCCAGCCTATTCAGATGATGtg gttTTAACTCCATCAAAATTGTACTTAGAGTATGGTTACTTACAAATGAAGCCATTTTATAGACAGACATGGTTTATGGTTGCTTTAGCTGCTGCATCActagttatacttattatggTTATTGCTATACTATGTGTTAAAAGCAAaagttacaaatataaac aaGAAGCACAAAAAACCTTAGAAGAATCTATGGTTATGGATATTGATGATCGACAGCAGTTGGCCATGGAACTTCATAGAACCAGAATGTCAAACAACAATTCTCTTGGACGGATGTCTATTCATAATACTTTACACCATTCACTACACAGACGGAAACCACCAATCGGAACTTTAGGAAAATCTCCACCAAGGCCATCTCCAGCTAGTGTTCCTTACCATAGTGATGATGATAGTGTTAAAGGTTATGATGAAAATCCAGACGATAGTTCAGTTACTGAAAAACCTTCAGAAATCAGTTCAACAGACTCTCAG GGATCAGAAAGTGAGAATGAAAGTGTGCGATCAGATCCGCATTCGTTTGTTAACCACTATGCTAATGTCAATGATTCTTTAAGACAGTCGTGGAAACGGCAAAAACCTGTTAGAAACTATTCTAGTTATACAGATTCGGAACCTGAAGGAAGTGCTGTGATGAGCCTTAATGGTGgccaaattataatgaataacatGGCCAGATCACGAGCTCCACTACCAGGATTCTCATCGTTTGTTTAA